In Variovorax paradoxus, a single genomic region encodes these proteins:
- a CDS encoding branched-chain amino acid ABC transporter permease: protein MFYRENGQFKSSYRADQQIFPIAQDRIAILVLLLVAFVVVPLGVSDYWMRAILTPFLILSLAALGLNILVGYCGQISLGTGAFMAVGAYAAYNFQVRIDGMPLIASLLLGGLCSTVIGVLFGIPSLRIKGLYLAVATLAAQFFTDWAFLRIQWFTNNSSSGSVSVAGLNVFGVPIESPVQKYLFCLAFVVVFALLAKNLVRSAIGREWMAMRDMDVAAAVIGIRPVYAKLTAFAVSSFIVGVAGALWGFVHLGAWEPAAFSIDRSFQLLFMVIIGGLGSIMGSFFGAAFIVLLPLFLNQLPAWLGFSISTALASHLETMIFGALIVFFLIVEPHGLARLWSTAKEKLRLWPFPH from the coding sequence ATGTTCTACAGAGAAAACGGCCAGTTCAAGTCGAGCTACAGGGCCGACCAACAGATCTTTCCGATCGCGCAGGACCGCATCGCGATCCTGGTGCTGCTGCTCGTGGCGTTCGTGGTGGTGCCGCTGGGCGTGTCCGACTACTGGATGCGCGCCATCCTCACGCCCTTCCTGATCCTTTCGCTCGCGGCGCTGGGTCTCAACATCCTGGTGGGCTATTGCGGCCAGATCTCGCTGGGCACCGGCGCCTTCATGGCGGTGGGCGCCTATGCGGCCTACAACTTCCAGGTGCGCATCGACGGCATGCCGCTCATTGCGTCGCTGCTGCTGGGCGGCCTTTGCTCCACGGTGATCGGCGTGCTGTTCGGCATTCCGAGCCTGCGCATCAAGGGGCTGTACCTCGCGGTGGCCACGCTGGCGGCGCAGTTCTTCACCGACTGGGCTTTCCTGCGCATCCAGTGGTTCACCAACAATTCTTCGTCGGGCTCTGTGAGCGTGGCGGGGCTGAACGTGTTCGGCGTGCCCATCGAATCGCCGGTGCAGAAGTATTTGTTCTGCCTGGCCTTCGTGGTGGTGTTCGCGCTGCTGGCCAAGAACCTGGTGCGCAGCGCCATCGGCCGCGAATGGATGGCGATGCGCGACATGGACGTGGCCGCCGCGGTGATCGGCATCCGCCCGGTGTACGCCAAGCTCACGGCCTTCGCGGTGAGCAGCTTCATCGTCGGCGTGGCGGGCGCGCTGTGGGGCTTCGTGCACCTGGGGGCGTGGGAGCCGGCGGCCTTCAGCATCGACCGTTCGTTCCAGCTGCTGTTCATGGTGATCATCGGCGGGCTCGGCTCGATCATGGGCAGCTTCTTCGGCGCCGCGTTCATCGTGCTGCTGCCGCTCTTTTTGAACCAGCTGCCGGCGTGGCTGGGCTTCTCGATTTCGACCGCCCTGGCCTCGCACCTGGAGACCATGATCTTCGGCGCGCTGATCGTGTTCTTCCTGATCGTCGAGCCGCACGGGCTGGCCCGGCTGTGGTCCACGGCCAAGGAGAAGCTGCGGCTGTGGCCCTTCCCGCATTGA